The Hornefia porci genome contains the following window.
CATGCTCTGCCGCCAGTTTAAGGGTGTGCGGATTGCCTGCAGCCTCGATTACTTTATCGAACAGCCGGTCCTCCTTCAGGTTTTTTGTGACATCCGCCGCTCCCACAGCTTCGGCAAGTTCCAGTCTTGTATCCGAAATGTCCACAGCAGTGATGTCCTGTACGCCATAAATCGATCTGGCGGCGATAATTGTCAGAAGTCCGATCGGGCCGGCTCCGATTACCGCAATACGGTCCCCCGCTCTGAACTGTGCACGTTCACAAATATGAAGCGCAACAGCCAGCGGCTCTGTCAGCGCCATAGAGCGAAGATTCGATGCTTTGGGCACCGGTATCAGTTTGTCTTCCGGCATAACAATATATTCTGCAAAACAGCCCGGTCGCACTTCTCCGATAAAGCCCAGTTCTTCGCATGTATTGAAGCTTCCGCTCTGACAGCTTATACAGTGTCCGCATGGCACCATCGGATCTGCGGTAACATAATCTCCCGGCTGATACTCTGTCACCCCGCTTCCGATTTCTTCAACGACGCCGACAAATTCATGTCCCATCGTTTCGGGTATGTTCTGAACGAACATGCCTTTGTTATAAATGTGAAGATCAGATCCACAAATCCCCGCGTAGGCAACCTTAATGAGCACTTCTTTACCGCCGCACACCGGTTTATCGATTTCCTCCGATCTGACGTCATGTACTCCGTAAAATCTGGCACATTTCAAAAGCGCTCACCTCCTCTCAGCTCGCAAGCCAGCCTCCGTCTACCTTGATTGTTTCACCGGTGATGTAATCACTTGCAGACGAGGCCAGAAACAGCATCGGACCTGCCATATCCTTCACGGTTCCCCAGATATGCAGAGGAATCCTGCTCTCGATCCACGCTCTGTGTTCCGGATCGTCGTAGAAGGGCTGTGTCATCGGCGTAATAAAATATCCCGGTGCGACACAGTTAACCTGAATGTTGTCCGGACCCAATTCAATGGACATTGTCTTGGAAAGCTGGATTACTCCGCCTTTGGTGGTACAGTATACACTGGATTCTGCCAGTCCGATGTAACTTCCCAGCGACCCTATGTTTATAATTTTGCCGCCGCCCTGCTTCTTCATCTGTCTGGCAACCGCCTGTCCCACGAAGAAAACGCCTTTCAGATTAACTCCGGTGATAAAATCATAATGCTCCGGCGTCACATCAACATAAGGTTCAATATGTTCTACGCCCGCATTGTTTACAAGAACGTCAATCCGTCCAAAATCCTTCACTGCTGCGTCAACCGCAGCCTGTATCGATTCCTGATCTGTGACATCAATGTAATACGCCTTCCCTTTTCCGCCCTCTTTAATGACGTCATTAACGGTGCCCTCGACGCCGTCCCGGTCAATATCCGCACACGCAACTACGGCTCCCGACTCAGCAAAGATATGCGCATAGCCCTCGCCCAGCCCTGTTGCGGATCCTGTAATGAAGACAATCTTTCCGGATACATCAAACAAATTAGTCCCGTTCAGTACATTCATAATATGCCCCCCTTATTTCTCTACTCTCAGCCTGACAGAATCCCTGTGTCCGTAAAGACCTTCGACTTCCGCAAACCTCATGCAGTGTTTAGACAGATTTATACATCCCTCTTCTGATACAAACTGATGGAAACCGGTTTTTATAAATGTGCCGACCCATACTCCGTTTGAGTACTTGGCTGTTTCCATAGTCGGCAGTGTATGATTCGTGCCGGATACAAAGTCGCCGAATGCGACCGGCGCATAATGCCCGACAAAGAGAGAACCGTAATTATGCAGTCTCGCGGCAATTTCGCGTTCGCTGTCAGCCTGAACCTCCAGATGCTCAGGAGCCAGTTCGTTTGTTATCGCAATCGCTTCAT
Protein-coding sequences here:
- a CDS encoding zinc-dependent alcohol dehydrogenase — encoded protein: MKCARFYGVHDVRSEEIDKPVCGGKEVLIKVAYAGICGSDLHIYNKGMFVQNIPETMGHEFVGVVEEIGSGVTEYQPGDYVTADPMVPCGHCISCQSGSFNTCEELGFIGEVRPGCFAEYIVMPEDKLIPVPKASNLRSMALTEPLAVALHICERAQFRAGDRIAVIGAGPIGLLTIIAARSIYGVQDITAVDISDTRLELAEAVGAADVTKNLKEDRLFDKVIEAAGNPHTLKLAAEHVMPNGKLYVVSIFEENTEFDINRLVASQITLVGCNVYTREDLIRAVKAISEGEVEVDPLISGEFDLTQCAEAFRILSSKNKSAAKILFKM
- a CDS encoding SDR family NAD(P)-dependent oxidoreductase, with protein sequence MNVLNGTNLFDVSGKIVFITGSATGLGEGYAHIFAESGAVVACADIDRDGVEGTVNDVIKEGGKGKAYYIDVTDQESIQAAVDAAVKDFGRIDVLVNNAGVEHIEPYVDVTPEHYDFITGVNLKGVFFVGQAVARQMKKQGGGKIINIGSLGSYIGLAESSVYCTTKGGVIQLSKTMSIELGPDNIQVNCVAPGYFITPMTQPFYDDPEHRAWIESRIPLHIWGTVKDMAGPMLFLASSASDYITGETIKVDGGWLAS